DNA from Prosthecochloris marina:
CTGCAGCTCGCCAAACGTTTCGGCTGGACAACAGAGGTGCTTTGCTATGCAAACAGTGGCAACAAGTCTTTTGGCGACAGGGAAACTGTCGTTGGCTATGGTTCGGTAGCTTTTTTCGATGTGTTTACATGACCCATCTTCGATGAATGTTCCTGAGTGCCAAAACGAAAAGAAGCAGTATAAAAAGGAACATCATCAGAAAATCGAATGAAAGCGGCATCATATTGTTTCCGGCAATAGCCCCGTGCAAAATGTCCGCACCATATGTCAGAGGAAGCAGAAATGAAAGAGGTTGCAGAAAATCGGGCAGTTCACTGATTGGAAAAAACAGCCCACAGAGAAACATCATTGGAAATCGAAAAAAATTGGAAAATGTCTGTGCCTCGAAAACCTCACTGACCGATACAGCAATGAACATGGCCAGAAATGTCGAGACCACGGCAATCAGAATTACTGCAGGGACAATCGCCCCCCAAACAAATGCGGAAAAATCCGTTACAAGAACAAAACCGATAATAAAAGGAACAAAAGCATTGAGGATTCCGAAAAGTATCGCTCCGCTTGTCTTGGAGAGCATCAAAAGTCCAAGAGGAATCGGAGCAAGCAGCAAACGCTCAAAAGCTTTTGCCTTGCGTTCAAATGTTACTGTTACAGCCAACATGGAAGTTGTTCCGAACAAAATGGAAATCGAAACCATACCCGGAAGTAAAGAGAGAATATTCTCCGAACCCATGCCCGATTTCACGAAAAACATCCCTGTCCATACGAGGGGAAAAAGCAACCCCCAGCTGATATTCGGCGGCTTGAGGTAATATGCCCGCATATCCTTCATAAGGATACTCATGAACGCTGTAAGCAGCTTTCCTTTCCTATCATTTTCTCCGCGAACGACCATTACTCTATTTATCCATTACCCCCGCCTTGA
Protein-coding regions in this window:
- a CDS encoding ABC transporter permease, encoding MVVRGENDRKGKLLTAFMSILMKDMRAYYLKPPNISWGLLFPLVWTGMFFVKSGMGSENILSLLPGMVSISILFGTTSMLAVTVTFERKAKAFERLLLAPIPLGLLMLSKTSGAILFGILNAFVPFIIGFVLVTDFSAFVWGAIVPAVILIAVVSTFLAMFIAVSVSEVFEAQTFSNFFRFPMMFLCGLFFPISELPDFLQPLSFLLPLTYGADILHGAIAGNNMMPLSFDFLMMFLFILLLFVLALRNIHRRWVM